TCGCCACCGGTGCTGACCACCGAAGCCCATCGGCTCACCGCGTTCCGCGCCGCCACCGTGTCGGCCTCCGTCAGCCCCGCGGTATCGACCACGCCGGTTGCTGCCTCGACGGCCGCCTCGATCCGGCGGCTACTGGTAGCGCGAGACAGATCGAGCTGATGGCGGGGGGCATCGAAGTGGTCATCGACCGCGATGGTTCCCGCGGCAAGGTCGATCACCAGCCCGTACTCGCGCCGATACCGGTCGAGCACATCGCCGAGCGCCAGCTCGGCGACATCCGAACTGTCTTCCCACACAATGGCTCGTTCCCACGCCAGCGCGAGGTCTTCCCGGCAAACATGTGTCCCGAACAGGAATGGCAGATCCATCGATTCATCGGCGGCGGCCCGGATGCGGCGTTGCTTGTAGTCGGCAATGACGTCGTCGGGCAGCTGCTGCGCCGCAGCGTCCTCCGCGATCCGCGTGTGCGCCTGCTGCAAGGCGGTAGCCGCGAGCAGCACCGCCATCCGTTGCCGGATCCCGGTTCCTCCGGCCACCCGAACATCTGAACTCGGAGAACGCACGAACCCCTGTACTGATTCTCTTTGTTCGTAAAACACGTTGTCGGACATCGTTATCCACCTCCCTCAACAGGGAGACAGCGCCGGTATACGCCTGGGTTGAAGCAGAGGCCCAGCCAGGAGAACTCACGCGCCCGGATCCGAGCCACAGCCTCGTCGATCGGCAACCGCCGCGCGTCCCTGCTCACGCACACGGCGTCCTCACGCTGATACCGCACCGATACCGGCGATCCTGGCGCTGCATGAGTCAAAATCGTTTGCTTACAGACGGTTTCACCTGAACCGGTCACCACGCGCCCCGGAAGCCAGTACGGCACCCGTCCTCGACGCACGATTCTCACCGGACTTGGGTAAACGCAATACCGACGCAAGATGACTGATAAGACGCAATCAGTCATGAGAACCTACAGTGGAGGGGCTGGTGTAGCGACGCACGTCCATGTGTTCGCCGTCCCACGCGCTCAGCGGGGTTAGGGTGGCGGTCTGGCCGGTTTGCGGTGCATGCAGCAGCAGGTCGCTGCCTTGGGAGTCGCGGCCGTAGTAGATGCCGACATGGTGGGAATCGGTGTCGCCCGGGGCGGTGAAGAAGATCAGGTCCCCGGGTGCCCGCTGGGCGAACGGGACCAGTTGCGCGGTCGGGTGGTCTTGTTGGGCTTGGGTGTAGTGCGGCAACCGGATCCGCCCGCCTGAAGCGTGATAGATCGCGTAGAGCGTCAGGCCCGAGCAGTCGAACCCGCCGCCGGTGGGGCCGTTGGTGTCGCCGCCGCCCCACACGTACGGGGTGCCGATCCACCGGGCGGCGTGCTCGATCACCGCGCGCCCGAACGCACTCGCTTCCGCGGGCAACAGCGTCCCGGATCCGGTCGTCCCGCACCCGGCCGCCGGTGATCCGGCCGACACGCGGGGTATTGAGGAGATGTCGATGTCGGCGAACAACGCATATAACTGCCGCGCCAACTCCAGTTGCGCTCCATAGGCGTTCGGTGCCGAACGCTCGATGGCTTGAGCGAGCTCGGCTGGCGACATCTGCTGCGCTGCGCCACCGAGCTGTTGAGCGTGATCGTAGAACCAGTTGATCTGGTAGATCGGGTCCATCAAGGTGGCGATGCCGAACGATCCCCAGACGCTGGCACGCATCTGGTGCGGGCCAACTGAGTCGTGGTCGTAGCCGAGTCCGTCGTTGCTGTAGTTCAGCGATTCGGGCACCGACGGGTTGGCCAGGTTTCGGAAGGTTGATTCGGTGGCTTGGGCAGCCAACTCGGCGATGATCACCGACTCCCGCATCCGGCGTTGTTTGCCGATCGCGACCCCGTTGCGCACCAACTGCAACTGCCGCTCCGACAGCCCCGCCACCGATTGCCCGGTCGAGCGACCCATCCCGGCTGCACCGCCCGCTGAGAGCGGGCTGGTACAGGTCAGTGCCGGGTCGGCACCAATGATCATCAGCAGCAAGATCAGCGCCACCGGAAGGCCGAGCGCGGTCGCCCCCACTGCCCGCGAGGAAGTGTCCATCGATCATCACCTGCTCGCTTCCCCTGCCGCGGGCAGGTTGTCAAAACGCCGATTGGTGTTGTGGATATCGGCGGTACGTTCGGTGGGGGTGAACACCAGCCGGAACGGGATGCCTGGTTCGTTGGCTTCGCCGGTCTTGAGTAGGAAGCAGCCTGTGCCGGGTGGGGTTTCGCGATGGGAGAGGACGAGGTCGTCGTCGCTGGGTGGTCGCGGCGCGGCCCAGGAGGTGACGAGGAGCTTCTCGGTGTCGGTGATGCCGACCGCATTGCGGATACGGTTGATCTCCTCCGGCCCGACCGGCCCGATCAACTTGGCGCGCGCCCGCTCGAAGAACCCGAGGGCTTTGGCTTGAGCGGCGGGTGAATCGAAGCTGGCGAGGTCTTTGATGGTGTGGCTGCACATGATCAGCCCGGTGCCCAGGACGCGATTCAATCGGGTCAGCGCGTCGACGCGGTCGACCATGAACTCCCCCACGCCGAGCACACGCCAGATCTCATCCATAACGACCTCGAACGTGCGCGGCGGCGCGAGCCCCGCGTCAGCGAGCGCATGCGCAGCGGCGACCGCGCCGAACCCCTCGCTCCAGCAGACCATCAGAACAGCCGCCAAAAGTTTGGTGTCGCCTTCGGGGATGCGGGAGACGTCCACGCACACCGCCGGGCTGGCCAGGTCGAGGCAGGTGGTGGTCGGCCCGTTGAAAATCGCCCCGAACGGGCCTTCGACCAGCGCGCGCAGGGAGCGGCGCAGGGTTTTGGTGCTGGCTCGGTAGGTGGCTTCGTCGTCTTCCTCGGCGAACTGGCGCAGTTGTTCGCCGCCGCCGGAGATGACGTCCAGCAGGTTCGACATCAGCGGTGGATTTTCGTAGCTGAATCCGCCAGCGGGGCTGTAGAGCTCACGCAGCCCCGCGCCGAGGAGGACTTCTTCGTAGTCGGCCACCCGCGACCCGCGCACCAACTCGATCAGGCCGGCGACGATGTTGACCTGACCGGCCTCCACCCGGGCAGTGACCTGGCCGCGCTGATCAGCGTCGGTAAGCCGCTCGACGACCGCGCCGAGCGCACCGACGTCGAGCGGGTTGATGGTGCCGTGCCCGTACCCGACGTCGACCACCTGCCCACCCAACCGCTCCACAAGGTCGCGGTAGTCGGGTTTGGTGTCGCCCATGCACAGCACGGTTTCCCCGGCCGCGGCCGCGCCGGTCACCATGCGCCGGATCAGTGATGATTTACCGAAACCGTTGAGGGCCAGCACGAAAGCGATTGGTGCGGTGATGAAGCCGCGCAGGAACCACGACATGGGATCGAAATGCACAGGTGCGCTGGTGATGTAGTGCGCGCCGACCGGTGTGCCGACCGTGGGGGCGCTGGCCCCGACGGTGAACGGCCACAGGCCCGCGACTTGCACGGTGGTCGCCCGCCATTCGGGCGTACTGGGCACGACCGCGGCGCGGCCGCCGCCGAGCCCGCGGTACCCGCGGTCGGTCAGCTGCGCTGGCGATCGGTCGAAGCCATCGCGTCCAGAGTCCTCCGCACATCGCGCGGCGGTGGCCCGGCGATGATCATCACTCGATATCGCCAACCGTGCCCGCCAACCACGCAGACCGGGCTTGGCGGCGGCCGCCTCGATCGCGGCACGCGCCTGCGTCGTGAGCACCCGCACACCCGCGACCGTTTCAGTGCGCGCGCGCCGAGAAGTCTTCGTGCGGCGGGCTTTCATGCCGAGACCCGCTTGGAGATGGAGGTGTGTTCGGGCAGGATCAACCCGATCCCGAGGCTGGCGGCGAACGCGGCGGCTTGAGTGCCGTAGCAGCGGCGCACTCCCAGCCGGGAGGCGGCGGCCATCCCTTTCACTGACGCTTCGATTCCCGGGAAGTCCCCATCGAGGTGATCGGTGACAGTGATCAGCGCCCCGAACCGGGTCAGGCCCGCGCCGCGTGCCTGTTCTTCGCGGGTGGCTTGGGTGTTGCCGACCCGGATCCGTGCGGAGGCGGTGGCGATGCCGCGTTCGGTTTGCTCGGCTGCGACGGCGTCGCGGAAGTCGGAGTCGACCAGGGTGGTGGCCTCAGCGGCCGAATGCAGCCGGTAGACAATCGCCACGCGCTTGCGCGGGACGTCCGCCCGGGGCCGCAGCAGCTCCTCGAGGACGGTTTCCATGACCGCGCCGCGCGGTGCGGCGTCCATTTCCCAGGTGATCGAGCGGGCGCCGTCGTGGACGTAGTGATCCCACCGGTCCTGATGCGCCAGCGGACCCACCGAGTCCCACGACTGCGTGCGGGTGACCTCCGCCCCGGCGGCTTCGACATCGCGCTGGGCGGCGAGGTCGTAGCGGGTACGCACCAAACCGAGGACTTCCCACGCTTGCAGTGGCGTCGCCGGTAGGCCGGCGCGGGCGAGCTGGGAGAGGACTCCTTGCAGGCGTTGACCGATCTCGCGGGCCT
The DNA window shown above is from Nocardia sp. NBC_01730 and carries:
- a CDS encoding C40 family peptidase is translated as MDTSSRAVGATALGLPVALILLLMIIGADPALTCTSPLSAGGAAGMGRSTGQSVAGLSERQLQLVRNGVAIGKQRRMRESVIIAELAAQATESTFRNLANPSVPESLNYSNDGLGYDHDSVGPHQMRASVWGSFGIATLMDPIYQINWFYDHAQQLGGAAQQMSPAELAQAIERSAPNAYGAQLELARQLYALFADIDISSIPRVSAGSPAAGCGTTGSGTLLPAEASAFGRAVIEHAARWIGTPYVWGGGDTNGPTGGGFDCSGLTLYAIYHASGGRIRLPHYTQAQQDHPTAQLVPFAQRAPGDLIFFTAPGDTDSHHVGIYYGRDSQGSDLLLHAPQTGQTATLTPLSAWDGEHMDVRRYTSPSTVGSHD